The DNA sequence TTCATCACGAAGTCGGTCCGGGACAGCTGCGGGATGGCGTTGATGGGCACCAGGCCCTTCGTCTCGCTGTCCAGGCCCACCCATTCGTCGCGGGACGTGCTGCCATCCAGGAGGATGAGTCCCAGCGCCGCGAAGACGGGCGCGTCCGGGGTGGTGTCGAGCGAGGCGCGGTAGGCCGCCACGGTGGTGGGGCTCAGGGAGGGGACTCGGGACGCGTCCACGTAGCGCGTGTGCCCATCCGCGCTCGCCAGGAGCGTGTTCACCCAAGGCGCGCCGCGCACGGTGCGCTCCACGCTGGCCGCCTCGTCGAGCGTGCGCGCCGTGTCCAGCCGCAGCCAGTGCTCCGCGAACAGGTTGTTGCTCTCCGTGGCGTCGCGCGCCGTGTAGGCGATCTCATGCGTCCAGTCGGCACCCGGGCCCGCGAGGAGGGGGCCGTAGTGGCTGCGCCAGTAGGTGCGCGTCTGCTGCGTCATCGCGCCCCCCTCTCCGCGCACGTCGACGGTGACGGTCTGGGACGTCATGTGCCGGACCTGTCCGTCATACACGTACGCCGTGGGGTCGCCGGGCACGAGCTTGAGCCGGTACAGCGTGAGGTGACTCGACGCCGTCACCGTGTGCGTCCACGCGAGATCGCGATTGAAGCCGATGTTGATGGCCGGTACGCCCAGCAGGGACACGCCATAGGCGTCGAGCTTGCCGGGGATGGTCTGGTGGCTCTCGTGGAAGCGGAGGCTGCCTTCCCACGGGAAATGGGGGTTGGCGATGAGCATGCCCCGGCCGCTGGCCGTCTTGTCACGGCCCAGCGCCCAGCCATTGCTGCCCAGCGCATCCTTCCGCGCCGGCAGTGCGAGCCCCCGCGAGTACGGGGCCTGGTTGCCCACCTCGCCGCTCGGCGGATGCGCATTCCCCACGTATCCGAGCAACGGCACCAGCGTGTCGAACAGCGAAAGGTCCAGGTGGTACGCCAGCAGATCGTACGCGCTGATGGGCTTCACCCAGGCCGCGCCCTTGCATGCCTCGGGGCGCTGCGCCGCCGGCACGTCCGCGAGGTACTGGTTGTAGCCCGCGGCGTAGCCCTGCACGAGCTCGCGCACCTCCGCGGACTGTTCGTTGAAGGTGGCCTCGGCGCGGGCCCTCAGCGCGAGCCCGCGGTAGGTGAAGTCGCTCTCGAGGAAGGCGTCCTGGGGGCCTCGGCCCAGGTAGCGTGCGCGCTCTCCGCGCACCTTGAGGAACTGGTCGGCCAGGATACAGACCGCGTCCTGCGCCTGCGCATAGCCGATGCCGGCGCCCAGGCCGCGGTACCCGTCGGCCTGGATGTGGGGAACGCCGTGCGACGTGCGGCGGATCGTCGCCCTCAAAGAGGTAGGCGCCGGTGGGTCTTCGTTCTTGCAACCACTGAACGCCGCCAGGGTCAGCAAAAGGGACAGGGAGAAGGGGAAGGTGCGCATGTCGGTTCAGCCTCTCGAGCGAGCGCGGAGAACTAATTCCGTTTAAACTTTTTATCCACGTCCTAAGGGATTACGTTCATGACAAGTCTGTCTCGAATGATAAATAATCCTTGAAATTCAAGATGTTCGTGTGTGTTGCTCAAAACGCGCCGAGCCCACCCCGGGGCCGCGCGAAAGAGAGCCCGCCATCCATGTCCCAGGCCGCATCCTCGTCCGTGAATGTTGATGCCCAGCGCATCGATCCTGACGCGCTGGCGATCCTCGAACGCCTTCGGGGCGGGGGATTCCAAGCCCTGTTGGTGGGTGGGTGCGTGAGGGACCTGCTGCTCGGGCGGACGCCGAAGGACTTCGACATCGCCACGGACGCGCGGGCGGATCAGATCCACGCCCTCTTCGAGGAGAGCCTGCTGCTGGGGGGCCGGGGGTCGGTCGTGGCGTTGGTGTTCCAGGGTGGGAAGCGGTTCGACGTGGCGACGCTGCGCCCCGTGCGCACGCCCGCGTCGACGCCGAGGGTGCCCATGGACGCGGACCTGGTGGCGGTGGCGCGCGAGGTCCCCGTGGGGACGGTGGCGCAGGACGCCGCCTCGCGTGACTTCTCCGTCAACGCGCTCTTCCATGATCCGTTCGAGGGCCGGACGCTCGACTTCGTGGGCGGGGTGGCTGACGTTCACGGCCGCGTGCTGCGGTCCCTGGGCGAGCCCGCCGCGCGCTTCCAGGATGATCCTTCACTGGTCTACCGGGCGCTGCGCATCGGCGCGCGGCGGGACCTCAGCGTGGAGCCCCGGACGTTGGAGGCGTTGCGCGACGGCGTCGCCGCGTTGCCGTCCAGCCCGCTCTCGCTGCGCATCCATGAGCTGCTGGAGTGCCTGGCCCTGGGCGTGGCCGGACTCTGCCTGCGGCGGATGCGGGAGCTGGACGTGTTGAAGCAGACGCTTCCGGCCTTCGCGCGGCTCGGTGCCGCCGGGTGGAATGAGCTGATCGCCCTGGGGGATGCGATGGACCGTTGGGAGGGAGAGGGACGCGCCCTCGGCCACCCGACACGCCTCGCGGCGCTCCTGCTCCCCCTGGCGCTGGCGGACTCGCCTCCCACGGGGGACTGGCTGCCGGCGGTGTCCGAGCTGGTCCCGACGGATGAGGGGGCGGAGCGTCACCCCCTGGTGGCGGACGGCCTCACGGTGCTGGCGGCGCAGGGGGTGCTGCGCCAGGGGCCGGACAGCCCGGGGGCCCGGGAGCTGCTGGGATCGCACCTGTTGTCGGAGTCGTTGGACGTGTTCGCGCTCTCAATCGAAGCCGTGGGTGGCGCGCGGGGTCCGCTGGACGCGTGGCGTGCGAGGCAAGGCACATGAAGCTGCTGTCGCTGTTGTTCCAGGCGTCTCGCGGACGCTTCCTGGCCTCGGTCCTGTCCGGCCTCATCTCCGGCGCCTGCGGGGCCGGGCTGATCGCGATGATCAACCGCACCCTGTCCCATGCGCAGGCCCAGGGGGCGCGGGAGGTGGCGCTCTTCGTCGGGCTGGTCGCCGTGGCGTTGGTGTCGCGCATCGCCGCGCAGGTGTGGATCAGCCAGATCAACCAGGACGCGCTCTTCGACCTGCGGCTGAAGACGAGCGCGCAGATCGCCCGCGCGCCCCTGCGGCAGTTGGAGGAGCAGGGCGCGCACCGGCTGCTGTCCGCGCTGACCGAGGACCTGTTCCATCTCACCAACGCCATGGCGATGCTGCCGCGGCTGGTCATCAACGCGTCCACGGTGTTCGGGTGCCTCATCTACATGGTGCTGCTGTCCCGGACGCTGCTGCTGGCGTTGGTCGTGTGCCTGGTGCTCGGCATCGCCACCTACCGGCTGTCCACCGCGCGGGCGCTGCGCGACATGCGCCGGGCGCGCGAGGTGCAGGACGAGCTGATGCTGCACTTCCGGAGCCTGACGGACGGCATCAAGGAGCTCAAGCTGCATGCCCGGCGGCGCGACGACTTCCTGTCCCGCGTCGTCGCGGACGCGGCCGGACGGGTGAAGGATCTCCAGCGGCGGGCCGCCACGGCGTTCGCGGTGGGCTCCAGCTGGGGGATGTTCCTGTTCTTCGTCGTCATCGGCGTGCTGCTCTTCCTCCTGCCCCAGCTCACGGAGGTGAACACGGCTTCCCTGGTGGGCTACACGCTCGCGGTGCTCTACCTCCAGCAGCCGCTCATGTCCCTGATGGAGGGCATGCCCCTCATCTCCCGGGGTCAGGTGTCGCACGTGAAGCTGGAGACCCTGGGCCTGTCCCTGTCGTCATCCGCGGAGTCAGCCCGGGACGCGCAGGCGGCGGTGGAGCCACGGCCGTCGTTCCAGACACTGGAGTTGAGGGGCGTCACCCACCGCTACCAGCGCGAGCACGATGACCAGACCTTCACCCTGGGGCCCGCCGACCTGGTGCTCCGTCCGGGAGAGCTGCTGTTCATCGTGGGGGGCAACGGCAGTGGGAAGACGACGCTCGCCAAGCTCATCACCGGCCTGTATTCGCCTCAGGAGGGAGAGATCCTCCTGGATGGCCAGCCGGTGACGGCCCAGACGGTGGAGCATTACCGC is a window from the Corallococcus silvisoli genome containing:
- a CDS encoding penicillin acylase family protein codes for the protein MRTFPFSLSLLLTLAAFSGCKNEDPPAPTSLRATIRRTSHGVPHIQADGYRGLGAGIGYAQAQDAVCILADQFLKVRGERARYLGRGPQDAFLESDFTYRGLALRARAEATFNEQSAEVRELVQGYAAGYNQYLADVPAAQRPEACKGAAWVKPISAYDLLAYHLDLSLFDTLVPLLGYVGNAHPPSGEVGNQAPYSRGLALPARKDALGSNGWALGRDKTASGRGMLIANPHFPWEGSLRFHESHQTIPGKLDAYGVSLLGVPAINIGFNRDLAWTHTVTASSHLTLYRLKLVPGDPTAYVYDGQVRHMTSQTVTVDVRGEGGAMTQQTRTYWRSHYGPLLAGPGADWTHEIAYTARDATESNNLFAEHWLRLDTARTLDEAASVERTVRGAPWVNTLLASADGHTRYVDASRVPSLSPTTVAAYRASLDTTPDAPVFAALGLILLDGSTSRDEWVGLDSETKGLVPINAIPQLSRTDFVMNANDPATFTNPAEPLLNLPFLYEIFGTRGRMSPRSHMNLTLIAEQGEAAASGSDGRFTREEAEQAILSNRTWVAEQLRAAVVQRCQGAGPVMVEGKPVDLTEACRLLAAWDGRLELDRQGAIVWREFLNRFSRSDLVDQGVLFARPFDPAHAAVTPAGLVPAPETGVDPVNQKLGEAVAILNKAGIAVGAKLGEVQFARKGDHKVPLHGGAAFEGVTNVVGYLGANATLLPQSQPHGPLLSPGTGLTSEGYLVDFGTSFLMVMEFTPEGPRASAVLTYAESTDPASPHFADQTTLFSAKHLRPILFNEADIAADPNLKTTELRINATSRLE
- a CDS encoding cyclic peptide export ABC transporter, producing MKLLSLLFQASRGRFLASVLSGLISGACGAGLIAMINRTLSHAQAQGAREVALFVGLVAVALVSRIAAQVWISQINQDALFDLRLKTSAQIARAPLRQLEEQGAHRLLSALTEDLFHLTNAMAMLPRLVINASTVFGCLIYMVLLSRTLLLALVVCLVLGIATYRLSTARALRDMRRAREVQDELMLHFRSLTDGIKELKLHARRRDDFLSRVVADAAGRVKDLQRRAATAFAVGSSWGMFLFFVVIGVLLFLLPQLTEVNTASLVGYTLAVLYLQQPLMSLMEGMPLISRGQVSHVKLETLGLSLSSSAESARDAQAAVEPRPSFQTLELRGVTHRYQREHDDQTFTLGPADLVLRPGELLFIVGGNGSGKTTLAKLITGLYSPQEGEILLDGQPVTAQTVEHYRQHFSAVFSDFHLFDRLLGMDGELSQVQGFLERLKLEHKVRLDGKAFSTTALSQGQRKRLALVTTLLEDRAIYLFDEWAADQDPAFKTVFYRELLPELKRRGKAVVVISHDDRYFDVADRLLRVESGRLLSDWGTRDSLAAS